The candidate division TA06 bacterium genome has a window encoding:
- a CDS encoding tyrosine recombinase XerC codes for MIKDFIKYLKTERNLSDNTLEAYRRDVNQLFVFLKHQEPRKVVRNDIRQYLGRLQQQGLDKRSLGRKLSAIKAFFKYALREFAITVNPVMGLRSPKLDKKLPGFLSQAQAVQAVESHQGDPKDKLRDDAIMELLYGSGLRSSELLGLKSRDLDLPGLQVKVKGKGGKERIAPLTRASAAVLKQLVVKREDEGFVFLGRNGNQLNRRQLQRIVKVRIRSSDYGGKASPHALRHSFATHLLDRGADLKAVKELLGHASLSTTQIYTHVTVDRLKKVYKQAHPRAGDEEESG; via the coding sequence ATGATCAAAGATTTCATAAAATACCTGAAGACCGAGCGCAACCTTTCGGACAACACCCTGGAAGCCTACCGCCGGGATGTGAACCAGTTGTTTGTTTTCCTGAAACACCAGGAGCCGCGGAAGGTCGTCCGCAACGATATCCGACAGTACCTGGGCCGGCTGCAGCAGCAGGGACTGGACAAACGGTCGCTGGGCCGGAAGCTTTCGGCCATCAAGGCTTTTTTTAAATATGCCTTAAGGGAGTTTGCCATTACCGTCAACCCGGTGATGGGACTGCGCTCGCCCAAGTTGGACAAGAAACTGCCCGGTTTTTTGTCCCAGGCCCAGGCCGTTCAGGCAGTGGAGTCGCATCAGGGCGATCCCAAAGATAAACTTCGCGACGATGCCATCATGGAGCTGCTATACGGCAGCGGCCTGCGGTCCTCGGAACTGCTGGGCCTGAAGTCCCGGGACCTGGACCTTCCCGGCCTGCAGGTGAAAGTAAAAGGCAAGGGAGGCAAGGAAAGGATAGCGCCCCTGACCCGGGCTTCGGCGGCGGTTTTAAAACAACTAGTGGTCAAAAGGGAAGACGAAGGATTTGTATTCCTGGGCAGGAACGGCAACCAGTTGAACCGGCGGCAGTTGCAGAGGATAGTGAAAGTTCGGATCCGAAGCTCGGACTACGGCGGTAAGGCCAGCCCCCACGCTTTGCGCCATTCCTTTGCCACCCATCTGCTGGACCGGGGGGCCGACCTGAAGGCGGTCAAGGAACTGCTGGGCCACGCCAGCCTTTCCACCACCCAGATCTACACTCATGTCACAGTGGACCGGCTGAAGAAGGTTTACAAGCAGGCGCACCCCCGGGCTGGGGACGAGGAAGAAAGCGGATAA
- the rlmN gene encoding 23S rRNA (adenine(2503)-C(2))-methyltransferase RlmN, whose translation MKTKTSLVGRSFQETLELLAPLGFKGFQVKQLMAWICRNNVPNFSAMTDLSQTLRDKLEKDFCLHELSRVKKVSSRDGATKLLLQARDGQQIESVVISAPGRLTACLSSQAGCKLACSFCATGKMGLVRNLTASEIVDQLCLLQELSPEQRITNVVFMGMGEPMENYDQTLKAARIINSHQGFNLGARHITISTAGLVPGILRLMEEPEQFKLAISLNAADDAVRSRLMPVNKKYPLKALLEAVKRYSHKKGKLVFFEYILLAGINDSLEDAEKLSRLLKGIPGKVNLIPYNPGGRENDLQPSSVEARRAFYDKLCQLGVAVTFRASKGQDIRAACGQLKAASVS comes from the coding sequence ATGAAAACAAAAACATCTTTGGTCGGACGGTCATTCCAGGAAACCCTGGAACTGCTGGCCCCGCTGGGTTTCAAGGGTTTTCAGGTCAAGCAGCTGATGGCCTGGATCTGCCGGAATAACGTCCCTAACTTTTCGGCCATGACCGACCTGTCCCAAACCCTGCGGGATAAATTGGAGAAGGATTTTTGCCTGCACGAACTGTCCCGGGTGAAAAAAGTCTCTTCCCGGGACGGCGCCACCAAGCTGCTTTTGCAGGCCCGGGACGGACAGCAGATAGAATCGGTGGTCATCAGCGCTCCCGGCCGGCTGACCGCCTGCCTTTCTTCACAGGCCGGCTGCAAACTGGCCTGCTCCTTCTGCGCCACCGGAAAGATGGGCCTCGTCCGTAACCTGACGGCCTCCGAGATAGTGGACCAGTTATGCCTGCTGCAGGAGCTTTCGCCGGAACAAAGGATCACTAACGTGGTCTTCATGGGAATGGGCGAGCCGATGGAGAATTATGACCAGACGCTTAAGGCCGCCCGGATCATCAATTCCCATCAGGGGTTCAACCTGGGGGCCCGGCACATCACCATTTCCACCGCCGGGCTGGTGCCGGGAATTCTGAGGCTGATGGAGGAGCCGGAGCAGTTCAAGCTGGCCATTTCGTTGAACGCCGCTGATGACGCGGTTCGCAGCCGGCTGATGCCGGTCAACAAAAAATACCCGCTTAAGGCGCTGCTGGAAGCGGTCAAAAGATACAGCCACAAGAAGGGCAAGCTGGTTTTCTTTGAATACATCCTGCTGGCGGGCATAAATGACAGCCTGGAGGACGCCGAAAAACTGTCGCGCCTGCTAAAAGGAATACCCGGCAAGGTAAACCTGATCCCTTATAATCCCGGGGGCCGGGAAAACGACCTGCAGCCGTCATCGGTGGAAGCCCGGCGCGCCTTTTACGACAAACTTTGCCAGCTGGGCGTGGCGGTAACCTTCAGGGCCAGCAAGGGTCAGGATATCAGGGCGGCCTGCGGCCAGTTGAAGGCGGCTTCAGTTTCATGA
- a CDS encoding N-acetylmuramoyl-L-alanine amidase: MKNLFFLFTILCALAAFLSAQPRIDLVYPREGDNIGPVAKSFLIGSVTPGSQLWVNGQKAEVYHNGAFLAYIPFTAGQFQIKLLAQKNGLTDSLIRQVNVAPRNILISSDSLAIVHSTITPGQELGVRAGDRIAVAFRGTPGRKASFSIGRGQGIPMDERNGRLEPDEKALAFSDSITPDTLTLPGTYMGSYLVTSRNQWYSEKIYLYLVDTLGMMAVDSSQARISAWPESLMFWAVSRDSVTVLKTGPDLGYEIFLPPGVNLELTGSAGENYRVRLANNKDAWVKKISVAVKSWPGPMVSAKLAVARTFKREEKALVRFSLSRPCAFSGEASPDGMSFKLLIFGAQADLDWVRYDPLDNLVKDIRWRQVQNGEVELEIFLSQPLWGYDSRYQQNNLEIEIRPRPRVQKNRPLAGIKIAVDAGHSPENGAVGPLRTLEKEVNWQISKRLGNLLKNAGAKIYYPREGSQSVGIYQRPVRAVSWGADLLVSIHNNASPDGVNPLEDSGFSTYYYQPFSRDLAFAVHRQFQKTLPLPDHGFYYGNLALCRATQMPSFLVEPAFIIVPKEEALLLTAEFQEKIARSVFLGIKEYLSSIAGK; encoded by the coding sequence ATGAAAAATTTATTTTTCCTATTCACCATCTTATGCGCCCTGGCCGCATTCCTGTCGGCCCAGCCGCGGATAGACCTGGTCTATCCCCGGGAAGGAGACAACATCGGCCCGGTGGCCAAGTCTTTTCTCATCGGCTCGGTCACTCCGGGCAGCCAGTTGTGGGTGAACGGGCAGAAGGCCGAGGTCTACCATAACGGGGCCTTTCTGGCCTATATCCCGTTTACTGCCGGACAATTCCAGATAAAACTTCTGGCCCAGAAGAACGGCCTGACCGACAGCCTGATCCGCCAGGTGAATGTAGCCCCCCGCAATATCCTGATCAGTTCCGATAGTCTGGCCATAGTTCATTCCACCATCACTCCCGGCCAGGAACTGGGAGTCAGGGCCGGCGACCGCATCGCGGTTGCCTTCAGGGGCACGCCCGGCCGCAAGGCCAGCTTCTCCATCGGCCGGGGGCAGGGCATTCCCATGGACGAGCGGAACGGCCGGCTGGAGCCGGATGAAAAAGCGCTGGCCTTCTCCGATTCAATTACGCCCGACACCCTGACCCTGCCCGGCACTTATATGGGAAGCTATCTGGTAACAAGCCGGAATCAATGGTATTCCGAAAAAATATATTTGTACCTGGTGGACACCCTGGGGATGATGGCGGTGGATTCATCCCAGGCCAGGATCAGCGCCTGGCCGGAAAGCCTGATGTTTTGGGCGGTTTCCAGGGATTCGGTGACGGTACTTAAGACCGGGCCAGATCTGGGATACGAGATATTTCTGCCTCCGGGAGTGAACCTGGAACTGACCGGCAGCGCCGGAGAAAATTACCGGGTTAGACTGGCCAACAACAAGGACGCCTGGGTCAAAAAAATATCGGTCGCCGTAAAATCCTGGCCGGGACCGATGGTCAGCGCCAAGCTGGCGGTGGCGCGCACTTTCAAACGGGAAGAGAAGGCGCTGGTCAGGTTCTCGCTTTCCCGGCCCTGCGCCTTTAGTGGCGAAGCTTCGCCGGACGGAATGTCCTTTAAACTTCTGATCTTCGGGGCCCAGGCCGACCTGGATTGGGTGCGCTATGACCCTCTGGATAATTTAGTGAAAGACATCCGCTGGCGGCAGGTCCAGAACGGCGAGGTGGAACTGGAGATATTTTTAAGCCAACCTTTGTGGGGATATGATTCCCGGTATCAGCAGAACAACCTGGAGATAGAGATCCGGCCCCGGCCCAGGGTACAAAAAAACCGGCCTCTGGCCGGGATCAAGATAGCCGTCGACGCCGGACATTCGCCGGAGAACGGAGCAGTGGGACCTCTGCGCACTTTGGAGAAAGAAGTCAACTGGCAGATATCCAAAAGGCTGGGTAATCTGCTCAAAAACGCCGGGGCCAAAATTTATTACCCCCGGGAAGGATCGCAATCTGTGGGGATCTACCAGCGGCCGGTCCGGGCCGTCAGCTGGGGAGCGGACCTGCTGGTCAGCATCCACAACAACGCCTCGCCCGACGGGGTCAATCCCTTAGAGGACAGCGGTTTTTCAACTTATTATTACCAGCCTTTCAGCCGGGACCTGGCCTTTGCGGTCCACCGCCAGTTTCAAAAAACATTGCCCCTGCCGGATCACGGATTCTATTACGGCAACCTGGCGTTGTGCCGGGCCACCCAGATGCCGTCTTTTCTGGTGGAGCCGGCCTTCATCATAGTGCCTAAGGAGGAGGCCCTGCTTTTGACCGCCGAGTTTCAGGAGAAGATAGCCAGGTCTGTGTTTCTGGGCATCAAGGAATATCTGTCGTCCATAGCAGGAAAGTAA
- a CDS encoding SUMF1/EgtB/PvdO family nonheme iron enzyme: MKQKTLIIVACSLLIVMGCSKKFSFNNPVDPVIPPAAPKLSSPTDTSTGISINPIFTWTASEGAASYALQVSANAACTNFVYNQSGIVSTSDTVTGLSYSTSYYWRVKADKKANSSDWTGLWQFTTTSATAPIVVTNATTNVTQTTAQLNGTVNPNNDVTTYYFQSGTTTSYGMITTTQNAGTGTSVVAVNASIGSLSPGTIYHYRIAAANSGGTSYGNDGVFTTVPNAPVLSTPANNATGVALNPTLIWNASSGAASYALQVSVDSLFGSFIYNQSGLTGTSQAISGLTAGTKYYWRVNATNSSGTSEWSSLLCFTTGNPPATPTLSTPANGAAGITTNPTLTWNASSGATSYTLQVSTSNTFGSFVYNQSGLASTSQAIGGLVCDTTYYWRVNASDSFGSSSWSSVWNFATVSANIVWISIPAGNFKMGSLPDDPYAMTNEQPQHTVYLDAFQISKYEITNSQYKAFMDAGGYTYSAYWTAEGWNWRTTNSITEPAYWSTGNYNSGPGFPNHPVVGVSWYEAFAFYNWAGGYLPTEAQWEKAARGTDSTNYWPWGSTWDSTKCNSYYNTAPDTFTYSSPVGFFATGASPYGAYDMAGNVWEWCNDWYDESYYGSSPSSNPTGPATGKYRVHRGGSWDNSAGSCRTAYRHYFLDPDCRYYYLGFRLAK; encoded by the coding sequence ATGAAACAAAAAACATTGATAATTGTCGCCTGCTCATTGCTGATTGTAATGGGCTGTTCCAAGAAATTCAGTTTTAACAACCCGGTGGATCCGGTGATACCGCCTGCTGCGCCAAAGCTTAGCTCGCCAACCGACACTTCAACTGGTATTTCTATCAATCCAATTTTTACCTGGACCGCCAGCGAAGGCGCGGCCAGCTATGCCTTGCAGGTTTCCGCCAATGCCGCCTGCACTAATTTTGTTTACAACCAAAGCGGCATCGTTTCAACCAGTGACACCGTTACCGGATTGTCATATTCCACCAGCTACTACTGGCGGGTGAAGGCCGATAAAAAGGCTAATTCCTCCGATTGGACGGGCCTTTGGCAATTTACCACCACTTCGGCCACGGCTCCGATAGTTGTAACAAATGCAACAACCAATGTCACCCAAACTACAGCCCAATTGAATGGTACGGTTAACCCCAATAATGATGTTACCACATACTATTTCCAATCTGGAACGACTACCAGCTATGGTATGATAACTACAACCCAGAATGCAGGCACGGGAACCAGTGTAGTGGCTGTGAATGCAAGCATTGGCAGTTTGTCCCCCGGCACAATATACCATTACCGCATTGCCGCTGCTAATAGCGGCGGTACAAGTTATGGTAATGACGGCGTATTTACTACTGTTCCCAACGCACCAGTTTTATCAACGCCTGCCAATAACGCTACCGGCGTTGCCTTGAACCCAACGCTGATTTGGAACGCCAGCAGCGGGGCCGCCAGCTATGCCCTGCAAGTTTCGGTAGATAGTTTGTTTGGCAGTTTCATTTATAACCAAAGCGGGCTTACAGGCACCAGCCAGGCAATAAGCGGCCTCACTGCCGGAACGAAATATTATTGGCGGGTGAACGCAACTAATAGCAGTGGTACATCGGAGTGGTCAAGCCTTTTGTGTTTTACAACTGGCAATCCACCAGCCACGCCAACTTTAAGTACACCTGCTAACGGGGCTGCCGGCATTACCACAAACCCAACCTTAACCTGGAACGCCAGCAGCGGGGCCACCAGCTATACCTTACAGGTTTCAACCAGCAACACTTTTGGTAGTTTTGTTTACAACCAAAGCGGGCTGGCAAGCACAAGCCAAGCTATTGGCGGGCTTGTTTGTGATACTACATATTATTGGCGGGTGAACGCATCTGACAGTTTTGGATCATCAAGTTGGTCAAGTGTTTGGAATTTCGCAACTGTTTCAGCGAATATTGTTTGGATATCCATCCCTGCCGGCAACTTTAAAATGGGCAGCCTGCCCGATGATCCCTATGCAATGACGAATGAACAACCCCAGCATACTGTTTACCTTGACGCGTTCCAGATCAGCAAATACGAAATTACCAACAGCCAGTATAAGGCCTTTATGGACGCCGGAGGCTATACCTACAGCGCCTACTGGACTGCCGAAGGCTGGAACTGGAGAACCACCAACAGCATAACCGAACCTGCTTATTGGTCAACCGGGAATTACAACAGCGGCCCGGGCTTCCCCAACCACCCGGTGGTGGGCGTAAGTTGGTATGAGGCATTCGCCTTCTATAATTGGGCCGGAGGCTATTTGCCCACCGAGGCCCAGTGGGAAAAAGCGGCCCGGGGCACGGACTCTACCAACTACTGGCCCTGGGGCAGCACCTGGGATTCCACCAAATGTAATAGCTATTACAATACCGCACCCGATACCTTTACCTATAGTTCCCCGGTGGGCTTCTTTGCAACGGGCGCAAGCCCCTATGGCGCATACGACATGGCGGGCAACGTGTGGGAGTGGTGCAATGATTGGTATGATGAGAGTTACTACGGCAGTTCGCCTTCAAGCAACCCCACCGGGCCGGCCACGGGTAAGTATCGCGTCCACCGCGGCGGCAGCTGGGACAATAGTGCTGGCAGCTGCCGCACTGCCTACCGCCACTACTTCCTCGATCCGGACTGCCGCTACTACTACCTCGGTTTTCGTCTCGCAAAGTAA